The nucleotide window GCCACCAGCCTGTCGGCATAAACAATGTATCACCATGTTCAAGAAAACATTCGATGCCTTCTACCCCATTCAAGGCTGGGAATTTATCAAAATCAGGATTCTCAATATCATAATCTTCCAAAGCATAAGTTGCGTAAGGCAAGCAGTACAATCTATCTTTCCATTTTTGTTCGAAAAGCAAAACGTGCTTTCTTCCATTGAAATGGGTATGAAAAATATGTGCTAAATCAATATCATAATGAAGGAATGTCACAGAGCTTTTACCTCCGAAAAACATACTTGGATATTTGTCCAGGAAGCCGCCCATCAATTCTTTTGGAGAGATATAATCTTTCAGAATATCCGGTGCATGTTTTATAGGATCGAAAAAGAAAATTCGCAAATCCGTAGGTTCCCTTTGTATCAGATCGATGTAATCCGCAAACTTCATCTCCGTAGTTGGCGTATTAATAGGAGCAGCAGGATCGGCTTTGGCGCTGTCATACAGAGGAACTGTCACATCACCCACCACTTCTTTGATGTAATCCATTGTCCACTTTTGATAAGCCGGCCAATTTTTCGCCATATTTTTGATGACAACTGGTTTGCGCGGTTTCAGATATTTTTCAAAAAAATCTTCTTTGCTAATATCATCTACAATATCAATCGGTTTTAAAATAACTCCCATGTTAATCTAATATTAAGGAACAAATTTATTAAATTTTACTTTTGTGATAGGAAAAAACAAGGTCTTATCTATAATTATTTTAAATTATCAGATTCGATACTATTTATCAGCTATAAACAATTTTTGAATTACTCAATTATTAAACCAAATCCTGTTTAACTTTCATCTTTTACAAGACTCAAATAAAAACTTTGTAACATTTTGCAACTTTCTTTTACTAATACTTTAGTGATACAATAATTACCATGAAAAAAATTCTATCTATCCTTTTTGCGTTGGCTTTTTCAATGATTGTTTTTGCGCAGAAAACCGTAACGGGAATAATAACTGATGCAGACGGAAAAGCCCTTGCAAGCGCAAGTGTAACCATCGAAGAACCGGGAAAAAATGCCATTTTAGCTTATGGAATTTCAAATGCGAAAGGCGAATACAAAGTAACTTTTAACTCATCTGAAAGCAACCTGGATCTGAAAATCAAAGCCTTCAATCAAAAATCGATTACACAATCCATCAAAAATGATGATCAGAAACTGAATTTCTCTTTAGATTCTCAAGCCACAGAAATCCAGGAAGTCAGACTTAAAACAAAATTAATTACCAAAAAAGGAGATACAATTGCGTACGACCTTAAGTCCTTTGAAAATAAAAACGACAGAACGCTTGCCGATGTTTTGAAAAAAATACCAGGCATTGAAGTTAACAAAGACGGAACAGTTCTTTATCAAGGTGAAGCGATCAATAAATTCTATGTCAACGGAAAAGACCTAATGGAAGGCGGCTACGGAACCATCAACAACTCACTCCCAAAAGATGCGGTTTCCAAAGTTGAAGTTATGGAAAACCACCAGCCGGTGAGTATTCTACGTGATAAAGTGCCATCCGAACAGGCGGCGCTTAATATTAAATTAAAAAAATCGGTAACGATGACTGGTCGTGGCGAGGTTGGTGCAGGTTTCAGTCCATTGCTTTGGAATGTGAAACTGACGCCAATGTTCTTCGGACAGAAAAACCAATGGGTTGTTAACTACAAAGCCAATAACAATGGTGAAAGCGTTGAGAAAGAAGGCAACTTGCTAAGTTTCGGAAGCCGCTGGGAAGGCAGAAGATCGCAAACCGCACAAAAATCCTGGACAAATGTAGAAACTGCAGGATTACCGGATGTTCCGGAGAAAAGATATTTGCTGAACAATGTCCATTTCTTCTCTGCAAACCTTCTCACAAGTCCTTTTAAAAATAAAGAATGGGAACTGAAAGCCAATGTGACTTACACGAATAACGATGTTGAGAGAGAATCAAACACAAAAACAGCTTACGATAATATTGAAGCCAACGGAGCGCTTGCAGGAAGAACATTGGAACAGTCCAGAAATAATGATTTCTATACCAATGCCGCAAAAGCTGAATTGATCTTTACTAAAAATGCTAAAAAGGGTTTCTTCAAAAATACAACTACCTGGAATGGTTTCTGGAATGCCGATCGTGGATTTTCTGGATTGGATACAAATGTTGATGCTCAGCCATATATCTTTGGAAACCAATCTTTGGAGTCGCCTTCAGGAAGTTTTCAAAACTCATTGAGTACAATTATTCCTTGGAAAGATAAGCTGGTGAATGTGATGAGTTACTTCAAATATCAAAGGGACAAACAGAATATGGAAGTTAGCCCCGGAAGTTACACGGATTATTTTACAGGTCTAAGTACACGTGGTCTTTATGACACATACAGACAGTCTGCCCTTTCGGAGACTTTGGAAATTAATCATTCGGCTTCGGTTGGATTCAGTTTCAAAAAATTGACCATCATCCCGGAAATTGGTCTTAATATGAATTTTAATAATTTAAAATCTATATTAAGCGGTTCTTCCAATGGCACTTATTACACTTTGGCAGGAAGCTATCAGAACAATGTGGATTGGAATG belongs to Chryseobacterium sp. KACC 21268 and includes:
- a CDS encoding cupin-like domain-containing protein, encoding MGVILKPIDIVDDISKEDFFEKYLKPRKPVVIKNMAKNWPAYQKWTMDYIKEVVGDVTVPLYDSAKADPAAPINTPTTEMKFADYIDLIQREPTDLRIFFFDPIKHAPDILKDYISPKELMGGFLDKYPSMFFGGKSSVTFLHYDIDLAHIFHTHFNGRKHVLLFEQKWKDRLYCLPYATYALEDYDIENPDFDKFPALNGVEGIECFLEHGDTLFMPTGWWHWMKYLDGSFSLSLRAWDKSWGVKANSLWNLTVQRGFDNFMKKNFKANYMNWKEKKAIERGNYALKRGLPK